The Lathyrus oleraceus cultivar Zhongwan6 chromosome 5, CAAS_Psat_ZW6_1.0, whole genome shotgun sequence genome includes the window TCCGTTTTTCTTTCTTCGTTTCTTGTGCGCAACTTGCTGAACATCATCTATATTCCCTTCCAATATCGATACTCCATCGTTTACAATTTTAGACACATCTTGAAATCTGAAGATAACCTTCATCTGTGTAATCCACCGTTCATAGTTCTCCACTTTAAAAATCGGTAGATTCGCTGAAAATtacgttgatgttgttgtttcgTTTGCCATTACAAATACTCTCTAAATCGCAATCGGACTCCTTGCTATCAATTTGTTGAAACaaatgttttaaaaaaaattgaaggacggagaagaagaagagagaaacaaagaaaattgaattatgaaaattAGGATTGAGAAAAGTTTTGTTTTTACATCATACAAAGTTCTTTATATAGGCAACTAAAACTCAAACCCAAACTACACAAACCGACCTAACAAAAAACGTACAAAATATAAAATACAAAATTATAAGATAAATTTCGACACTACTATATGTTGTATCCTGATCCTCAACTAGCTTGTTATAACACTCATCATCTAAATTAACAATATAGTTGTGTTAGGAAGAGTTATGGGCTCTTTACCCCATATCATTAGTCGATATATATCCTCTTGTTGATGAATCTCGAACACTAACAAGACCCACCAATCACTATATCCCTTTTTACAGCTTTAGCAACTTAAAAATGCACATAATTCGTTTCTTAACTGATTTAAATGataattttgttgttgttaagTCTCTAATCCTTTTAATGAACTTGTTTACCTCCAATTAACAAGATGTCCTCCGTGGTCATTGAACACGAGAGACAAAGCCAATTCCATCCTCTTGTTGATGAATCTCGAACACTAATAAATATTGTTGATTCAAAACTATGTAGTACCGATATTTCTAAAAAAAATGGTGTTCATGTTTGTGTCGGTATTAGATTTACTTTATTTATTGTTATCGATGTCACCGTATCAGTCTCGGACCGTGCTTCCTAGATTCTAAATGTTTTATATCTAAATTCAACTAAACGTCTTCTATCGTGGTACTCATGTCTTCACTTTTAGTGGCAAAAAAAAATTACACATAAGTGTTCACCCTCATATGCAAAGACAACTTGCCAATAATGCTACTTCTAATTAGGATGATATTAGATCTAAATCTATTGTCAGAGATGTGAAGGTTGGTTCCTCACCTATGACTCAGGATCAATTTTGAGTTTTGCTGAATCTAGTCCAACAGTCTAGTCTTGGCCAAGTTGCAGGGACTACTTCTTCAAATCAGATTGGCTCAATCACAACTTTTGATGATCCATCAGTAGGTAAGCATAATATCACTTATTTCTCATTGCATAATTGTACTAGTGATTCTTGAATCTTGAGTCAGGACTAGTACTGATCACATTTGTGGATCTGTCAATAGTTTCTCAAATACATAACAAATGGGATAGTTAGTCTTAGCTAGCTATAACCGTAAAACGGATAAAAAATATAAATGGAAAGAAATCAAACAAGATACTTGTTCAACAAATCTTGTGGGAATGCTTCAAAGATGGCGGCTAATTTCCACATCAAACTATTGTAATGCCATTTGCACATTCAAAATTATATTATCCCATAGGAAAACCAACATGCTTAGACTCTCTCTCTATTATTGAATAAAAAAGGAAAATGTGTCTGTAGTTGTATATATAGCTGACATTAACATTCATTGTTTAATTACTTCAATCATTATTAAACAATGACCAAGAGGGAAACTCAAAGTCAATGTATTCCTCTCACACAACTGGATTTTGTGCTATATAACTCTTGAAGCACCAATAGCCAGTTTCATCATCACTCATTTCAATTTCACTCACAATAATAGCAAATTAAAATCAAAGATACATACAACAAAATGTGTGACACTGTAATTTCATGTGCTCGTGAACACTTGCTTCCACTAGCCCGTGATCATTTGCTTCCATTATTAAAGGAGGCAGTCAACATAATTAGGGGTGTCCCAACAGAAATTGCAGAAATGAAAGATGAACTTGAACGCATTGAAGGCTTCATCAACAAAGCAGATAGAATGGCCGATTCACAAGAAGACAACACAAGTCTCAAAATGAGAGCAACGATCAAGCAGCTGATAGAAGCATCTTTTCACATAGAAGATATCATTGATGAATACTTGATCCGTGAGGAGCAACAACTTCCAGATCCTGGATGTGCTGCTGTTGCCAACTATGGCGCTAACTATGTCAAAACTAAGATTCTCCGTCTCCACATAACCTACAAGATTCAAAACATCAAATCCCGAATTGCTTTAATAAAAGATACATTTGAAAAAGATCATGGCTTCCCAATCCATTCTTCTTGGGAAATAGGATCAAGCAGTTCTACAGAAACTCCAAATGCCACATTATTGCAGAACCTTCGTGAGGCTCCATTTTACATGGAGGAAACTGATGTTGTGGGCTTTGAAGAGCCAAGAGGCATAATGATTGATTGGTTGGTAAAGGGAAGAGCAGAGCGCACAATTGTCTCCCTTGTTGGAATGGGAGGACAGGGTAAAACCACTCTTGCCAAAAGAGTTTTTGACAACACCGAGGTCGTTAATCACTTTGACTGTCATGCCTGGATCACAGTGTCTCCATCATACAATAtagaaaatttgttgaaggaCATTTTGTGCCAGTTTTATAAACGACAGGGAGTCGATCCTCCTCAAGGTATTCATCAAATGGATCGAAAGTCATTAGTTGATGAAGTGAGAAACTACTTGCTGAGAAAAAGGTATGTTGTTGTGTTTGATGATGTATGGAACATTAATTTTTGGGGTGATATTGAATTTGCAATGATTGATAAAAAAAATGGTTCTAAGGTATTAATCACAACAAGGAAAATGAATGTTGCAAATGCTTGTAAGAGATCTTCTTTTGTTGAAGTGCTTGAGCTGAAAAGTTTAAATGATGACCAATCTTTAGAGTTGTTCAATAAGAAGGCATTTCATGATTTGAACGGATATTGTCCTGAAAATCTTAAGGACATATCTTCCAAAATTATTGAAAAATGCAAAGGACTGCCACTAGCGATTGTAGTCATAGGTGGTCTTTTGTCTCAGAAGGATAGAAAAAAATTTGAATGGGATAGGTTTATTGAACACTTGAATTCAGAGTTAAATAGAGATTTTAGGATAAATCGGATTTTAGCTCTAAGTTACCATGATTTGTCTTACAATCTTAAGCCATGTTTGTTATATTTTGGTATGTATCCCGAAGACTACAAAGTTAACGCAAAAATGCTGATTAGACAATGGATTGCTGAAGGATTTGTAAAAGACGATAAGGTGCACACTTTAGAAGAAGTTGCAGAAGGATATTTAATAGAGTTGATACTTAGAAGTTTGGTGCAGGTAGTTTCGATGAGTATTGATGGAAGAGCAGAAAGTTGTCGTGTTCATGATCTTGtgcatgcaatgatccttgaaAAATGTGAGGATTTAAGTTTTTGTAAGAATATTAGTGACGATGATCAGTCATCTTCATCTGCAATAGTTCGACGCCTATCAATAGCATCCGATTCTGATAATTTGGTGGAAAGTATTGAAAGCTCAAAAGTTCATTCACTGTTTGTTTTCACATCCAAAACATTACCCCAATCCCTTGTAAAAACAATCCCTTCAAAGTACAGGCAGTTGAAGGTGCTTGCTATTGAGCATGTTGGATTTCTCCAAGTTCCAAAAGATTTGGAAAGTTTGATCCACTTGAAGTTTATCAGTTTCATTGACCATCCtccatttgaatttgaatctTCAAAATCCATATTTGGCATGCTGGAGAACCTAGAAACCTTATGTTTAGGGCAAGTAAGAAAATATACTATGCCAAAGGAGATTTGCAAGCTTACAAAGCTGCGTCATTTTCTAGGCAAAAAAATGTCTTTGATTGGATTGAAGGATGGTATCGGAGATATGACATCCCTACAAACTCTAACAAATGTTTATTTAGATGAAGACGAAGACGAAGATGATAATAGAGTAGTAGAGTTAATCCATGAGCTGGGAAAGTTGAAGCAACTAAAGGAATTGAGTGTGTCTGGTGTTAGGAGTAAATATATGAGTGCTCTGTCTTCTTCGATCAACGAGATGCAACAATTAGAGGAACTAGCTATTCAAGGAAAACAAACGAGCACGATCATTATTGATCTGCATTTGAAATCACCCCCACCCTTGCTTCGATCTCTTAAACTCAACGGAAAGTTATGGAAGTTGCCAGAATGGATCCCAAAGCTTCAAAATCTTGTTATGCTGCATCTCTATGAGTCAGAGCTAATGGACGATGCAATTAACTTATTCAAAAGTATGCCAAACTTGTTGTCCCTCCTTCTGGCTAGCAATGCTTATAAAGATAAAAACTTACATTTTGAAGATGGCTCTTTTAAGAATTTGATTGAACTCACTCTTTTTGGTTTGCAGCACTTGAATAACATCCTTATTGACAAAGGTGCGCTGCCCTCTCTGAAAAAGCTTCGCGTAGCCTTCATCCCCAATCTCAAGATGGTACCAAATAACATTAAACACTTAAAAAAGCTTCAAGTTCTGTATATGCGGGAAATGAGTGAGGAATTTATGAAGAGCATTACTCCGCGGGAAGGAAAAGAGCATTGGATCTTCAAGCACGCGACGCTCACAGGAATTTCTGGTAGGATTGCCAAATCCAATACTAGAGAATCAGAGAAATAGGAAGAGAAAATGAGTTGTGGAATGGATTTTTTATATATCATTGTTGTTGTGTTGTATTTATATAAAATAAAAGAATGTATGTTTGTGCAAGAGTTTTTCTTACATGATTGTAACTAACTATAATTCATcatatatttttttctttcaaataTTGCTTGCCTTCATTCATATAACAGCTGGTACATAAATAGTACTCTCTTTGGTTAGAATCCAAGAGATTTTCTTAACAATCCTTTCTAGAATGTCGAAGTTCTTTTTCTCTCACGTTTCTTCAATTTAGGAATCTCATAATCATTAAGATGTTTGGGCCTACCACAAACATTCTTGTTTATTTCTCTTGTATGGTGCTGAATTTTAGAATCCATGCTTGTTTATTTCGCCGTGTAGGAATTCTTCAACTTTACAGCCAGGTGGCCAATTGTAATGTACAATGATGTGTACTTTACAGAAGATATGAGTGCAGTAAGTACTCTCATTTAGTTTCACTTTACATGTTCTCTCATTTAGTTTCACTTTACATGTCCCTTATATCATGATGTCAAACACCACTAAAGGATTGTGTTATCTCTAAGTCATTATTGAAACTTTAGGTCATAATAGTTGTTGTCAAACTGTCGCATGTTTTCTCTGCATTGATAAGAGCTCTGATTATGTGCTTCGTTCTTGGAGTTGTGGTATGGACAAGAGTCGGGATAATAAGAATATTAAAGAGACAACTTCAAGGACATCacttgaacaacccagaggaaAAGCAAGATGATGAAACTttcattacttaatccttaaataaaattttgaaaatgagaaacactagatttcttacttcTCCATCTTTTAATCTGAGCCTTTGTTTATGTTTACCACAGGAGCCCTAGCTctggttgtcttctccggtgagggtCACTGGACTGTCAAGAACAAACTTGTCCAGAAATTAATGGATCTAACATCATTTGAAAGGAAAAACTGCAAGGATCACGAATATGACCTATGCTTTTTCCATCTCTCACTCTATAATTAAAAAAGTGAAGATCAAACCAGAGGAGTTCAACCTGAGTTGCTTCGAATCAAGCTCAAAATAACTCAATCAtgttgcctacattagtaggacttcagccaTCACAAAACTCAGTTTAGATCTAGAGTATggagggagaatcgaagagatgaagttttgtAAAATTCACCTTCTGTGAGCTTCTTTTGAGCTTTGTTCTTGATGTAATTCTTCGTgatttctcttcctcttgcttgcagaaactCAATGAAGTGGAAAAGGGAATAAATCTTTTGAGTTTTTGTTCAAAAACTTGAGTTGAAGAAAAACTcgatttctcaagaaatcttcaaaGAATTATATGATGTGAGGTTATGGAAATGTCTAGCAGAGCTAGGGCAGTGTCCTCCTTTAATTTTGAGCAAATGGTGTTTGATTTACAGGCCAAGCAATTGATCTGTGCACCTTTTCaattttgaatgaaaatgaacaattcttggtgcatgggtgcatgggtgaTGGTAGATACCCAATTAATAATTAGAATCCACTCTAAATCGTGCCAGGAGGTTACTGAAATCATCACATAAGACCATGCAAAGTTGTGCATTGTTTAGAGctcaaaacttgccaaaacaagtCATGGAAAGACCTCATGCGCAAGTCTCTCATTTCTCATCTAAATGATGTGGTATTTGAATTTTTGGAAATCTCTCATCgtaaggaacaactttgatgttgtgACTTTTTTCGATTTGAATCTTGGAAATGGAGAAAACTGGCCTTGAAGGTGGAggtatcaaacatacttagaaGATCTTCTAAGTTATAAGCCAAATGACCTctctttccaccttgaataacttttgatgtgagcttcaaatgaactttGATCCTTCTACAaggttgtatctctttcaattACATTTAATTTGGCAccatttggagtttggatgatggagttatggattttagaagttgaggaaatttgcgtgttcaatgatgaggaccaaaatggacctataatgtttcctcatggtacatgactttgcaagtagaatttgatctttctcaaagaagaaaagttgaaTAAGACATCTTTAAATTAATCATGAAATGTCGATTATCTTCATATCatgaaaaatgagaaagttatggctcttggaagttgaccttctatctagggtacagacaaaatgacctataatctttcactataaaaaataactttccaagcaaaattatcTCTTGAGGCCAACATGAAAGGtatttggaatgtcataaagattaaagttgctcttcaaatcattttcatatgacaaaagttgtaggagatagggtctaggaaaccctagatttgaccagttgacttttctggtcaacttCCTCGAATTAACTTGCATACTTGAAGTTACCTTACTCTTgggggatcatggaggatcatatatgcttatgatgatTTAAAATGAAGTATTGATATCTTTGACCAActgttgaagaaacttgttaaggaaggcacacaagatacctagatgaattagggattcctcgacaaacaagcttcaaactcttgatgaactcttgataaaaatgaaaaataaagaacatggggatcctTATATGATGTTTAGAAGCAATGTGGATCttttcttgcttgatctcttgcattaagggtcttaaaccctaacTGTGGGTTTGGTGGGGCACAAATGGACacatacactacctacaaaagaaacaaagctatactatacatatttttgtattttggctagtaaacaaagaaaataaagtataatacaatcatatatgcttagtgatctctcccaatgtaaacccagtgaatgataggtgaggagaaTACTAAGGTGTGGTCCGAATAccaatgcaaagctatgagatggcatgagggatcttgggggtcaaaattggggtcttacagcttcccctatttaaggtcattctatccggagatatgaaggttaaaatattcgtatcGACATGGTAGAATTGACTTAAATGTTAACaacaagaaacaaattttggtccctaagagacctcatgctgcatatgatatgaatgcaaaatatAATCTTTGTGGGGGATATATTGCCATAAAGAAAAAGAATCTAGAAGAAACTAAAAGTccacaggagcacaatgcattccataagaaAAACTCACTGAGGGGATAGAGACTTTGGGGATAATaagttatgtgtaggccaggctacgacttatAAGCTGTTGGAGATACGGAATCCGTTACCGGTTACTAGgcaacatatcaaggataactcgCCGAGGAAAAGGAGGAAGAATCACCAaataccagttactgggcaacTTATCAAAGGTAATCAACCACCGGAAAGAGTTATATTACCAGTTACTGAGCAATATACTCAAAAGAGAGGAATATCCATCACCAGTTACTAGGTAAGGATAACCTACTAGGGAAATGAAAAAGTAGGATTTAAAACTACCAGTTACTAAGTGGAAGACCAAAAAGAACAAAAGCAAGATTTATAGCTACCAATTACTGCGTAGAAGACCAAAAAgaacaaaagcaggatttacaactactagttactaggtagaagaccaaagggagaatatctgttaccagttactgggtaacatatcaaggataaactgtcgGGGGAAAAATTCAATGAGAAGTTTTGTTAACTACCAGTTACTAGATAGATAACAGAAAAACGACCAGCTGGAATAAAGGATAAAcaattaccagttactgggtaattG containing:
- the LOC127084778 gene encoding disease resistance protein RPM1 isoform X1 — encoded protein: MCDTVISCAREHLLPLARDHLLPLLKEAVNIIRGVPTEIAEMKDELERIEGFINKADRMADSQEDNTSLKMRATIKQLIEASFHIEDIIDEYLIREEQQLPDPGCAAVANYGANYVKTKILRLHITYKIQNIKSRIALIKDTFEKDHGFPIHSSWEIGSSSSTETPNATLLQNLREAPFYMEETDVVGFEEPRGIMIDWLVKGRAERTIVSLVGMGGQGKTTLAKRVFDNTEVVNHFDCHAWITVSPSYNIENLLKDILCQFYKRQGVDPPQGIHQMDRKSLVDEVRNYLLRKRYVVVFDDVWNINFWGDIEFAMIDKKNGSKVLITTRKMNVANACKRSSFVEVLELKSLNDDQSLELFNKKAFHDLNGYCPENLKDISSKIIEKCKGLPLAIVVIGGLLSQKDRKKFEWDRFIEHLNSELNRDFRINRILALSYHDLSYNLKPCLLYFGMYPEDYKVNAKMLIRQWIAEGFVKDDKVHTLEEVAEGYLIELILRSLVQVVSMSIDGRAESCRVHDLVHAMILEKCEDLSFCKNISDDDQSSSSAIVRRLSIASDSDNLVESIESSKVHSLFVFTSKTLPQSLVKTIPSKYRQLKVLAIEHVGFLQVPKDLESLIHLKFISFIDHPPFEFESSKSIFGMLENLETLCLGQVRKYTMPKEICKLTKLRHFLGKKMSLIGLKDGIGDMTSLQTLTNVYLDEDEDEDDNRVVELIHELGKLKQLKELSVSGVRSKYMSALSSSINEMQQLEELAIQGKQTSTIIIDLHLKSPPPLLRSLKLNGKLWKLPEWIPKLQNLVMLHLYESELMDDAINLFKSMPNLLSLLLASNAYKDKNLHFEDGSFKNLIELTLFGLQHLNNILIDKGALPSLKKLRVAFIPNLKMVPNNIKHLKKLQVLYMREMSEEFMKSITPREGKEHWIFKHATLTGISGRIAKSNTRESEK
- the LOC127084778 gene encoding disease resistance protein RPM1 isoform X2, with amino-acid sequence MKDELERIEGFINKADRMADSQEDNTSLKMRATIKQLIEASFHIEDIIDEYLIREEQQLPDPGCAAVANYGANYVKTKILRLHITYKIQNIKSRIALIKDTFEKDHGFPIHSSWEIGSSSSTETPNATLLQNLREAPFYMEETDVVGFEEPRGIMIDWLVKGRAERTIVSLVGMGGQGKTTLAKRVFDNTEVVNHFDCHAWITVSPSYNIENLLKDILCQFYKRQGVDPPQGIHQMDRKSLVDEVRNYLLRKRYVVVFDDVWNINFWGDIEFAMIDKKNGSKVLITTRKMNVANACKRSSFVEVLELKSLNDDQSLELFNKKAFHDLNGYCPENLKDISSKIIEKCKGLPLAIVVIGGLLSQKDRKKFEWDRFIEHLNSELNRDFRINRILALSYHDLSYNLKPCLLYFGMYPEDYKVNAKMLIRQWIAEGFVKDDKVHTLEEVAEGYLIELILRSLVQVVSMSIDGRAESCRVHDLVHAMILEKCEDLSFCKNISDDDQSSSSAIVRRLSIASDSDNLVESIESSKVHSLFVFTSKTLPQSLVKTIPSKYRQLKVLAIEHVGFLQVPKDLESLIHLKFISFIDHPPFEFESSKSIFGMLENLETLCLGQVRKYTMPKEICKLTKLRHFLGKKMSLIGLKDGIGDMTSLQTLTNVYLDEDEDEDDNRVVELIHELGKLKQLKELSVSGVRSKYMSALSSSINEMQQLEELAIQGKQTSTIIIDLHLKSPPPLLRSLKLNGKLWKLPEWIPKLQNLVMLHLYESELMDDAINLFKSMPNLLSLLLASNAYKDKNLHFEDGSFKNLIELTLFGLQHLNNILIDKGALPSLKKLRVAFIPNLKMVPNNIKHLKKLQVLYMREMSEEFMKSITPREGKEHWIFKHATLTGISGRIAKSNTRESEK
- the LOC127084778 gene encoding disease resistance protein RPM1 isoform X3 gives rise to the protein MCDTVISCAREHLLPLARDHLLPLLKEAVNIIRGVPTEIAEMKDELERIEGFINKADRMADSQEDNTSLKMRATIKQLIEASFHIEDIIDEYLIREEQQLPDPGCAAVANYGANYVKTKILRLHITYKIQNIKSRIALIKDTFEKDHGFPIHSSWEIGSSSSTETPNATLLQNLREAPFYMEETDVVGFEEPRGIMIDWLVKGRAERTIVSLVGMGGQGKTTLAKRVFDNTEVVNHFDCHAWITVSPSYNIENLLKDILCQFYKRQGVDPPQGIHQMDRKSLVDEVRNYLLRKRYVVVFDDVWNINFWGDIEFAMIDKKNGSKVLITTRKMNVANACKRSSFVEVLELKSLNDDQSLELFNKKAFHDLNGYCPENLKDISSKIIEKCKGLPLAIVVIGGLLSQKDRKKFEWDRFIEHLNSELNRDFRINRILALSYHDLSYNLKPCLLYFGMYPEDYKVNAKMLIRQWIAEGFVKDDKVHTLEEVAEGYLIELILRSLVQVVSMSIDGRAESCRVHDLVHAMILEKCEDLSFCKNISDDDQSSSSAIVRRLSIASDSDNLVESIESSKVHSLFVFTSKTLPQSLVKTIPSKYRQLKVLAIEHVGFLQVPKDLESLIHLKFISFIDHPPFEFESSKSIFGMLENLETLCLGQVRKYTMPKEICKLTKLRHFLGKKMSLIGLKDGIGDMTSLQTLTNVYLDEDEDEDDNRVVELIHELGKLKQLKELSVSGVRSKYMSALSSSINEMQQLEELAIQGKQTSTIIIDLHLKSPPPLLRSLKLNGKLWKLPEWIPKLQNLVMLHLYESELMDDAINLFKTLE